In Ectothiorhodospira sp. BSL-9, a single window of DNA contains:
- the folD gene encoding bifunctional methylenetetrahydrofolate dehydrogenase/methenyltetrahydrofolate cyclohydrolase FolD yields the protein MPAQIIDGRAIAKTVQEEVRQAVEVRVTAGRRPPGLAVVLVGQDPASHVYVRNKRRTCEAIGMVSQYFELPDNVSLGDLLDVIDDLNADPNIDGILVQLPLPRHIDPEQVIERIDPAKDVDGFHPYNMGRLALRVPRLRPCTPYGVKRLLDETGETYKGRHGVIIGASNIVGRPMALELMLAGATVTVCHRFTHDMQLHVGRADILVAAAGRPGLIQGDWIREGATVIDVGINRQEDGSLVGDVQFDAAAERAAWITPVPGGVGPMTVAMLMKNTLQACEASEKAGICFS from the coding sequence ATGCCTGCGCAGATCATCGATGGCCGCGCCATTGCCAAAACCGTTCAAGAAGAGGTCCGTCAGGCGGTGGAGGTGCGCGTGACAGCGGGCCGTCGGCCGCCCGGCCTGGCGGTGGTGCTGGTGGGGCAGGACCCGGCCTCCCATGTCTACGTGCGCAACAAGCGTCGCACCTGCGAGGCCATTGGCATGGTCTCCCAGTACTTCGAGTTGCCGGACAATGTTTCGTTGGGCGATCTGCTGGACGTGATCGATGACCTCAATGCCGATCCCAATATTGACGGCATTCTGGTGCAGTTGCCGCTGCCCCGGCACATCGACCCCGAGCAGGTGATCGAGCGCATCGACCCCGCCAAGGACGTGGACGGATTTCACCCCTACAACATGGGACGTCTGGCCCTGCGTGTGCCCCGGTTGCGGCCCTGCACCCCTTATGGTGTGAAACGTCTGCTGGACGAGACCGGCGAGACCTACAAGGGACGGCACGGGGTGATCATCGGTGCCTCGAATATCGTCGGTCGCCCCATGGCGCTGGAGCTGATGCTGGCTGGGGCCACAGTCACGGTGTGTCATCGCTTCACCCACGACATGCAACTGCACGTGGGTCGGGCGGATATCCTGGTGGCCGCCGCCGGGCGCCCGGGCCTGATCCAGGGCGACTGGATCCGCGAGGGTGCCACGGTGATCGACGTGGGTATCAATCGTCAGGAAGATGGCAGTCTGGTGGGGGATGTGCAGTTTGATGCGGCTGCCGAGCGTGCTGCCTGGATCACGCCCGTGCCAGGCGGGGTGGGTCCCATGACCGTGGCGATGCTCATGAAGAACACCCTGCAGGCCTGTGAGGCCTCGGAGAAGGCGGGTATCTGTTTCTCGTGA
- a CDS encoding hydrogenase maturation protease has product MGVLIIGIGSPWAEDTLGWEAVETLPPLPNVDTLTLDRPGAGLIEAMKEQHTVILVDAMDVGATPGTVLSLSMDDLIHPDTTVSSHSLGVVGALALGKAMGVLPPTVHIIGIQMGSGPMPDETRRGALAQVHQQIRDWIEFD; this is encoded by the coding sequence ATGGGGGTACTCATCATCGGCATCGGCTCACCCTGGGCTGAGGACACCCTGGGCTGGGAGGCCGTGGAGACCCTGCCCCCGCTCCCCAACGTGGACACCCTCACCCTGGATCGCCCCGGCGCCGGCCTGATCGAGGCCATGAAGGAGCAGCACACCGTGATCCTGGTGGACGCCATGGATGTGGGCGCCACGCCAGGCACAGTCCTTTCCCTGTCCATGGACGACCTGATACACCCGGACACCACCGTTTCCAGTCACAGCCTGGGCGTCGTGGGCGCACTGGCCCTGGGCAAGGCCATGGGGGTGTTACCCCCGACCGTACACATCATCGGCATCCAGATGGGATCCGGCCCCATGCCCGATGAAACCAGAAGAGGCGCCCTGGCCCAGGTTCACCAGCAGATCAGGGATTGGATCGAGTTCGATTGA
- a CDS encoding 2-isopropylmalate synthase, which produces MAGKEKLFIFDTTLRDGEQSPGASMTREEKVRIAKGLEKMRVDVIEAGFPAASIGDFESVQAVARAVKDSTVCGLARAKEADIDRAGEALRDANSARIHTFLATSPIHMQHKLKMTPGQVVEQAVLAVQRARQWTDNVEFSPEDAGRSELDFLCRVIEAVIDAGATTINIPDTVGYNIPQQFGELIKNLRERVPNADKAVFSVHCHNDLGVAVANSLAAVLHGARQVECTINGLGERAGNAALEEVVMAVRTRQDVFPCDTTLDTTQIVPCSRLVSTITGFPVQPNKAIVGANAFAHESGIHQDGVLKHRDTYEIMRAQDVGWSDNRIVLGKHSGRNAFRTRLKDLAIDFESEEELNEAFARFKELADKKHEIYDEDLQALATEAAIAMEHERAKLVSLRVCSETGETPVARVTVNVEGKELHGESEGSGPVDAAFKAIETVMHSGTQLLLYSVNNITSGTDAQGEVTVRLEKAGRIVNGQGADTDIVIASAKSYLNALNRLVTPDHRAHPQRGDV; this is translated from the coding sequence ATGGCAGGCAAAGAAAAACTCTTCATTTTCGACACCACCCTTCGCGATGGCGAACAGAGTCCCGGGGCTTCCATGACCCGGGAGGAAAAGGTCCGTATCGCCAAGGGTCTGGAAAAGATGCGCGTGGACGTGATCGAGGCGGGCTTCCCGGCCGCCAGCATCGGTGACTTCGAATCCGTGCAGGCAGTGGCCCGGGCGGTGAAGGACAGCACCGTCTGCGGCCTGGCCCGCGCCAAGGAAGCGGACATTGATCGCGCCGGTGAGGCCCTGCGCGATGCCAACTCCGCGCGTATCCACACCTTCCTGGCCACCTCGCCCATCCACATGCAGCACAAGCTCAAGATGACTCCCGGTCAGGTGGTCGAGCAGGCCGTACTGGCCGTGCAGCGCGCCCGCCAGTGGACGGACAACGTGGAGTTCTCCCCCGAGGATGCCGGCCGTTCCGAGCTCGACTTCCTGTGCCGCGTGATCGAGGCGGTGATCGACGCGGGCGCCACCACCATCAATATCCCGGACACCGTGGGCTACAACATCCCCCAGCAATTCGGCGAATTGATCAAGAATCTGCGCGAGCGGGTGCCCAATGCCGACAAGGCCGTATTCTCCGTGCACTGCCACAATGACCTGGGCGTGGCCGTGGCCAACTCCCTGGCCGCCGTGCTCCATGGTGCCCGTCAGGTGGAGTGCACCATCAACGGCCTGGGCGAGCGCGCCGGCAATGCCGCTCTGGAGGAGGTCGTCATGGCGGTCCGTACCCGTCAGGATGTCTTCCCCTGTGACACCACCCTGGATACCACCCAGATCGTGCCCTGTTCGCGGCTGGTCTCCACCATCACCGGTTTCCCGGTGCAGCCCAACAAGGCCATCGTCGGCGCCAATGCCTTCGCCCACGAGTCGGGTATCCACCAGGATGGGGTGCTCAAGCACCGTGACACCTACGAGATCATGCGGGCCCAGGATGTGGGCTGGTCGGATAACCGCATCGTGCTGGGCAAGCACTCGGGCCGCAACGCCTTCCGCACGCGTCTGAAGGATCTGGCCATCGATTTCGAGTCCGAGGAGGAATTGAACGAGGCCTTTGCCCGGTTCAAGGAACTGGCGGACAAGAAACACGAGATCTACGACGAGGACCTCCAGGCCCTGGCCACCGAGGCGGCCATTGCCATGGAGCATGAGCGCGCCAAGCTGGTATCGCTGCGGGTGTGTTCGGAGACCGGTGAGACACCGGTAGCCCGGGTGACGGTGAATGTGGAGGGCAAGGAACTCCATGGCGAGTCCGAGGGCAGTGGTCCGGTGGATGCCGCCTTCAAGGCCATCGAAACGGTGATGCACAGCGGCACGCAACTGCTCCTGTACTCGGTGAACAACATCACCAGCGGCACCGATGCCCAGGGTGAGGTCACCGTGCGTCTGGAGAAGGCGGGGCGCATCGTCAATGGCCAGGGGGCCGATACCGACATCGTCATCGCCTCGGCCAAGTCCTATCTCAATGCCCTGAACCGCCTCGTGACCCCGGATCACCGGGCCCATCCTCAGCGCGGAGATGTCTGA
- the rimI gene encoding ribosomal protein S18-alanine N-acetyltransferase codes for MNAVTVPNLELRPMARNDVPRVMEIEPRAYPYSWTEAIFKDCLRVGYSCWVLEDAKTGHLIGYGVMSMAVGECHVLNLTVRPEMQGQGLGRHLLQCFLEVARDRHVETVFLEVRPTNVPALELYRTEGFNEVGLRRGYYPAAHGREDALVMARHLT; via the coding sequence ATGAACGCAGTCACCGTCCCCAACCTGGAATTGCGCCCCATGGCGCGCAACGATGTACCGCGGGTGATGGAAATAGAGCCCCGTGCGTATCCATATTCCTGGACTGAGGCCATCTTCAAGGACTGCCTGCGAGTGGGCTACTCCTGCTGGGTGCTGGAAGATGCGAAAACCGGCCATCTCATCGGCTATGGGGTGATGTCCATGGCGGTGGGGGAATGTCATGTGCTCAATCTGACCGTGCGCCCGGAGATGCAGGGGCAGGGTCTTGGCCGCCATCTCCTGCAGTGCTTCCTGGAAGTGGCACGGGATCGACATGTGGAAACGGTATTCCTGGAGGTGCGCCCCACCAACGTCCCGGCCCTGGAACTGTACCGTACCGAGGGCTTCAACGAAGTCGGCCTGCGTCGCGGCTACTATCCCGCCGCCCACGGCCGCGAGGATGCCCTGGTGATGGCCCGGCACCTCACCTAG
- a CDS encoding DUF3106 domain-containing protein, translating to MKAFLILPWLVLCLAWPITSMADDAQPESPPWSELTRDQQSVLEPLSEEWNDLPETRRAHLLRMAERWKGMDSDERAALTQRLERWQAMSPEERERMKSHTRHLRSLSPEERQELRQRWERYRDLPEDKQERLKERWREMTPEEREVWRERRGRHH from the coding sequence ATGAAAGCCTTCTTGATTCTACCCTGGCTTGTCCTGTGCCTGGCCTGGCCGATCACATCCATGGCCGACGATGCGCAACCGGAATCGCCGCCATGGTCCGAGCTTACCCGGGATCAGCAGTCGGTGCTCGAACCCTTGTCTGAAGAGTGGAATGATCTGCCTGAAACCCGTCGTGCCCACCTGCTGCGCATGGCCGAGCGCTGGAAGGGGATGGATTCGGACGAGCGGGCCGCCCTGACCCAAAGGCTGGAGCGCTGGCAGGCCATGTCGCCCGAGGAGCGCGAGCGAATGAAGTCCCACACCCGGCACCTGCGCTCCCTGAGCCCCGAGGAGCGGCAGGAACTGCGGCAACGCTGGGAGCGTTATCGGGATCTGCCCGAGGATAAGCAGGAGCGCTTGAAGGAACGCTGGCGGGAGATGACACCGGAGGAGCGTGAGGTGTGGCGGGAGCGGCGGGGGCGTCATCATTAA
- a CDS encoding RNA polymerase sigma factor — translation MMSTPLETWPVDDGTVPATAPGPGPADGREALPVASTLDEFLEGVQGRAVRMAALALGDREVALDLVQDAMVALIDRYRDRPPEAWGPLFWRILQSRIRDTYRRRRVRQRVLAVLGWSGEEDQEDPMNTLPDPFTPGPDQALTDGRFARDLESALRALPLRQQQAFLLRHWEGLDTAATAAALGISEGSVKTHLYRALQSLQGHLEAYR, via the coding sequence ATGATGTCCACGCCCCTGGAAACCTGGCCCGTGGATGATGGGACGGTGCCTGCAACCGCCCCCGGACCAGGACCGGCAGATGGCAGGGAAGCCCTCCCCGTGGCCAGCACCCTGGATGAATTCCTGGAAGGGGTGCAGGGCCGGGCCGTGCGCATGGCTGCCCTGGCCCTGGGGGACCGGGAGGTCGCCCTGGACCTGGTGCAGGATGCCATGGTGGCCTTGATCGACCGCTACCGGGACCGCCCACCGGAGGCCTGGGGGCCGCTCTTCTGGCGTATTCTGCAAAGCCGCATCCGCGATACCTACCGGCGCCGCCGGGTGCGTCAGCGGGTGCTGGCGGTGCTTGGCTGGTCTGGAGAAGAAGACCAGGAGGATCCGATGAACACCCTGCCGGATCCGTTCACCCCCGGCCCGGATCAGGCCCTGACCGACGGTCGGTTCGCCCGGGATCTGGAGTCTGCCCTGCGCGCCTTGCCCCTGCGACAGCAGCAAGCCTTTCTGCTGCGCCACTGGGAGGGCCTGGACACGGCGGCCACCGCCGCAGCGCTGGGCATCAGTGAAGGGAGTGTGAAGACCCATTTGTACCGAGCCCTGCAAAGCCTGCAGGGACATCTGGAGGCCTACCGATGA
- the cysS gene encoding cysteine--tRNA ligase, whose product MLNIYNTLTRRKEPFKSMETGRVRMYVCGMTVYDYCHLGHARVLVVFDIVYRYLKALGYEVTYIRNITDIDDKIIRRAAENGEGIDALTERFIQAMHEDAEALGVLRPTAEPRATEHVHEILHMIQRLMERGYAYQGDNRDVYYSVSRFEDYGKLSGKRLEDLRAGERVAQDEAKRDPMDFVLWKAAKPGEPAWDSPWGAGRPGWHIECSAMSTHFLGNHFDIHGGGQDLQFPHHENEIAQSEAATCEHFVNYWMHNGFVRVDEEKMSKSLGNFFTVRQVLEHYRPEVVRYFILGSHYRSPLNYNDEALESARNGLSRLYTALRGIPIQPVGDGGVEYRARFHAAMADDFNTPVALAVLFDLAHEINRLREGQADEAARLAGMLRELGATLGILESDPEAFLKGGSSDGPDEAGIEERIQARLEARKRKDFAEADRIRDELKAQGVILEDGPGGTTWRRE is encoded by the coding sequence GTATGTGTGTGGCATGACCGTGTACGACTACTGCCACCTGGGCCACGCGCGGGTGCTGGTGGTGTTCGATATCGTCTACCGCTACCTCAAGGCCCTGGGCTACGAGGTGACCTATATCCGCAACATCACGGATATCGACGACAAGATCATTCGCCGCGCCGCCGAGAACGGGGAGGGGATCGACGCCCTCACGGAACGCTTCATCCAGGCCATGCACGAGGATGCCGAGGCCCTGGGGGTTTTACGGCCCACGGCTGAGCCACGGGCCACGGAGCACGTGCACGAGATCCTGCACATGATCCAGCGCCTCATGGAGCGTGGTTACGCCTATCAGGGCGACAACCGGGACGTGTACTACAGCGTGTCCCGCTTCGAGGATTACGGCAAGCTCTCCGGCAAGCGCCTGGAAGACCTGCGCGCCGGCGAGCGGGTGGCACAGGATGAGGCCAAGCGCGACCCCATGGATTTCGTTCTCTGGAAGGCGGCAAAGCCCGGCGAGCCTGCCTGGGACTCGCCCTGGGGCGCGGGGCGTCCGGGCTGGCATATCGAGTGCTCGGCCATGTCCACGCACTTTCTGGGCAACCACTTTGATATCCACGGCGGTGGGCAGGACCTGCAGTTCCCCCACCACGAGAACGAGATCGCCCAGAGCGAGGCGGCCACCTGCGAGCACTTCGTCAACTACTGGATGCACAATGGCTTTGTGCGGGTGGACGAAGAGAAGATGTCCAAGTCCCTGGGCAACTTTTTCACCGTGCGCCAGGTGCTGGAGCACTACCGGCCCGAGGTGGTGCGGTATTTCATCCTCGGCAGCCATTACCGCAGTCCGCTGAACTATAACGACGAGGCCCTGGAGAGTGCCCGTAATGGCCTGTCGCGTTTGTATACGGCTCTGAGAGGGATCCCGATCCAGCCGGTCGGAGATGGCGGCGTCGAATACCGGGCCCGTTTCCATGCGGCCATGGCCGACGACTTCAACACACCTGTGGCCCTGGCAGTGCTGTTCGACCTGGCCCATGAGATCAATCGTCTGCGCGAGGGGCAGGCCGATGAAGCGGCCCGACTGGCTGGAATGCTCAGGGAACTGGGCGCAACCCTCGGCATCCTGGAGTCGGACCCGGAGGCCTTCCTCAAGGGGGGCAGTTCCGATGGCCCCGACGAGGCCGGGATTGAAGAGCGCATCCAGGCCCGTCTGGAGGCCCGCAAGCGCAAGGACTTTGCCGAGGCAGATCGCATTCGCGATGAACTCAAGGCCCAGGGCGTCATCCTTGAGGACGGTCCGGGCGGGACCACCTGGCGTCGCGAATAA
- a CDS encoding uracil-DNA glycosylase family protein: protein MDASVGRESPPEPEMPPWLHEAPWPDDTYEPVMPSGEGYDDPDLPEPDDGVSTLDWDGLAARVAQCTHCSELSQARTQTVFGVGDRHADWLFIGEAPGAEEDRQGEPFVGRAGKLLDSMLAALGKKRGEGVYIANILKCRPPRNRDPSPEEARACRAYLDRQVQLVRPKILVALGRVAAQNLLDTGDALGTLRGRVQTYRGIPVVVTYHPAYLLRRPLEKRKAWEDLCRAMDQIQAGQEGS, encoded by the coding sequence ATGGATGCCTCCGTGGGGCGTGAATCGCCCCCGGAGCCGGAGATGCCGCCGTGGCTGCACGAGGCCCCATGGCCTGACGATACCTACGAGCCGGTGATGCCCTCGGGTGAGGGATACGATGATCCTGACCTGCCTGAGCCGGACGATGGGGTGTCCACCCTGGATTGGGATGGCCTGGCGGCACGGGTGGCCCAGTGCACCCATTGCAGCGAACTCTCTCAGGCACGCACCCAGACCGTGTTTGGCGTGGGGGACCGTCACGCAGATTGGCTGTTCATCGGTGAGGCCCCCGGTGCCGAGGAGGATCGCCAGGGCGAGCCCTTCGTGGGTCGGGCCGGCAAACTGCTGGACAGTATGCTCGCTGCCCTGGGCAAGAAACGGGGGGAGGGGGTGTACATCGCCAATATCCTCAAGTGCCGTCCACCCCGTAATCGGGACCCGTCCCCCGAGGAGGCCCGTGCTTGCCGGGCCTACCTGGACCGGCAGGTCCAGTTGGTCCGCCCGAAGATCCTGGTGGCCCTGGGGCGGGTGGCGGCCCAGAACCTGCTGGACACCGGCGATGCCCTGGGCACCCTGCGCGGACGGGTGCAGACGTACCGGGGCATCCCGGTGGTGGTGACCTATCACCCGGCCTATCTGCTCAGGCGGCCCCTGGAGAAGCGCAAGGCCTGGGAGGATCTGTGCCGGGCCATGGACCAGATACAAGCCGGACAAGAGGGATCATGA
- a CDS encoding peptide chain release factor 3, whose product MPSRHTTETARRRTFAIISHPDAGKTTVTEKLLLYGGAIQMAGTVKGRKSDRHATSDWMELEKQRGISVTSSVMQFPYKNCVVNLLDTPGHQDFSEDTYRTLTAVDSALMVIDVAKGVEERTIKLMEVCRLRDTPIMTFINKLDREGREPIDLMDEVENVLKIPCAPITWPIGMGKRFKGVYHLKRDAVHLFSPTHGGKMKAGEVIQGLDNPRLDEILGGQAAELREELELVMGASNEFDLQAYLEGRLTPVFFGSAINNFGLQELLDDFVEYAPPPRPRATESREVLPEEEKFSGFVFKIQANMDPQHRDRIAFMRICSGSFKKGSKLHHVRIGKDVRIADALTFLASDREHAEEAFPGDIIGIHNHGTIRIGDTFTEGEKLAFTGIPNFAPELFRRAQLRDPLKMKQLQKGLQQLCEEGATQLFKPLNNNDLILGAVGVLQFDVVAHRLKNEYNVDAGFENVNVQTARWVSSGDERKLEQFKDKASSNLAIDHGGDLVYIAPTRVNLQMAQERWPEIEFSATREHGIAS is encoded by the coding sequence ATGCCGTCCAGACACACCACAGAAACCGCCCGCCGGCGTACCTTCGCCATCATCTCCCACCCGGACGCCGGTAAGACCACCGTCACCGAAAAGCTGCTGCTCTACGGGGGTGCCATCCAGATGGCGGGGACCGTCAAGGGCCGCAAGTCGGACCGTCACGCCACCTCCGACTGGATGGAACTGGAGAAGCAGCGCGGCATCTCCGTGACCTCATCGGTGATGCAGTTCCCCTACAAGAACTGCGTGGTCAACCTGCTGGATACACCCGGTCACCAGGACTTCTCCGAGGATACCTACCGCACACTCACTGCGGTGGACTCGGCGCTGATGGTCATCGACGTGGCCAAGGGCGTGGAGGAGCGCACCATCAAGCTCATGGAGGTGTGCCGACTGAGGGACACCCCCATCATGACCTTCATCAACAAGCTGGACCGGGAGGGTCGCGAGCCCATCGATCTCATGGACGAGGTGGAGAACGTGTTGAAGATACCCTGCGCGCCCATTACCTGGCCCATCGGCATGGGCAAGCGCTTCAAGGGGGTGTATCACCTCAAGCGGGATGCGGTGCACCTGTTCTCACCCACCCATGGCGGCAAGATGAAAGCCGGGGAAGTGATCCAGGGCCTGGATAATCCGCGCCTGGACGAAATACTGGGTGGTCAGGCCGCCGAGCTGCGGGAGGAACTGGAACTGGTGATGGGGGCCTCCAACGAGTTCGATCTGCAGGCCTATCTGGAAGGGCGGCTGACGCCGGTGTTCTTCGGTTCGGCCATCAACAATTTCGGTCTGCAGGAATTGCTGGATGACTTCGTGGAGTATGCCCCGCCGCCGCGCCCGCGGGCCACGGAGTCCCGGGAGGTACTGCCGGAGGAAGAGAAGTTCTCCGGGTTCGTCTTCAAGATCCAGGCGAACATGGACCCCCAGCACCGGGACCGCATCGCCTTCATGCGCATCTGCTCCGGCAGCTTCAAGAAGGGCAGCAAGCTGCACCATGTGCGCATCGGCAAGGATGTACGCATCGCCGATGCCCTGACCTTCCTGGCCTCGGACCGGGAGCACGCCGAGGAGGCCTTCCCCGGCGACATCATCGGCATCCACAACCACGGCACCATCCGTATCGGCGATACCTTCACGGAAGGCGAGAAGCTGGCCTTCACGGGCATTCCCAACTTCGCCCCGGAGTTATTCCGCCGGGCCCAGTTGCGGGATCCGCTGAAGATGAAGCAGTTGCAGAAGGGTTTGCAGCAGCTGTGCGAGGAGGGGGCCACCCAGTTGTTCAAGCCGCTGAACAACAACGACCTGATCCTGGGGGCCGTGGGCGTGCTGCAGTTCGACGTGGTGGCCCACCGTCTCAAGAACGAATACAACGTGGACGCCGGTTTCGAGAACGTGAACGTGCAGACGGCCCGCTGGGTGTCCTCGGGGGATGAGCGCAAACTGGAGCAGTTCAAGGACAAGGCCTCCAGCAACCTGGCCATCGACCACGGTGGCGACCTGGTCTACATCGCGCCCACCCGCGTGAATCTGCAGATGGCCCAGGAGAGATGGCCGGAGATCGAGTTCAGCGCCACCCGGGAGCACGGCATCGCCAGTTGA